A genome region from Arachis duranensis cultivar V14167 chromosome 6, aradu.V14167.gnm2.J7QH, whole genome shotgun sequence includes the following:
- the LOC107495558 gene encoding conserved oligomeric Golgi complex subunit 8 has translation MEHQSHSAEETTSSSPMAALLPLASDSQQPYVSELLSFTLDRLHKEPELLRVDAERIRRQMQEVAVTNYRSFISAADALIAIREEVTFIDKHLEAMINEIPKLTSGCTEFIESAEQILEKRKMNQTMLANHSTLLDLLEIPQLMDTCVRNGNYDEALDLEAFVGKLSTMHPKLPVIQALAAEVRLTTQSLLSQLLQKLRSNIQLPECLRIIGYLRRIGVFSEYGMRLLFLRCREAWLTGILEDLDQSNPYEYLKGMINCHRMHLFDVVNQYRAIFADDTSGSEENYDGGLLFSWSMHQITSHLQTLKVMLPKITEGGSLSNILDQCMYCAMGLGWVGLDFRGLLPSLFEEAVLNLFSKNMSTAVENFQLVLDSHRWVPLPAVGFPANTVGEESQEDVTPPSYLMEHPPLAVFINGVSAAMNELRPCAPISLKHVLAQELIKGLRAVSDSLLLYNTTRVLRANESGLFLSLCRAFIEVAYPHSATCFGRCYPGGATIIMDAKNLYDGISRLLETSSAARELPKPVNHGKAKGADENGDVPAAAENGETTTAKESEAINADEVVLDKVPVPETEQEHTNTEKPMNESVTS, from the exons ATGGAGCATCAGTCTCATAGCGCAGAGGAAACGACGTCGTCTTCTCCGATGGCAGCGCTGCTCCCCTTGGCCTCCGACTCGCAGCAACCTTACGTCTCCGAACTCCTCTCCTTCACCCTCGATCGCCTCCACAAG GAACCGGAGCTGCTTCGCGTTGACGCGGAGCGGATCCGGCGGCAAATGCAGGAGGTAGCCGTAACGAATTACCGGTCGTTCATTTCCGCCGCGGATGCATTGATAGCGATTCGCGAGGAAGTCACCTTTATTGACAAGCATCTTGAAGCCatg ATAAATGAAATCCCAAAGCTGACATCTGGATGCACTGAGTTCATAGAATCTGCAGAACAGATTCTGGAAAAGAGGAAGATGAACCAAACAATGCTAGCCAATCATAGCACTTTGTTAGACTTGCTTGAAATTCCCCAACTTATGGACAC TTGTGTACGAAATGGAAATTATGATGAGGCACTAGATTTGGAAGCATTTGTTGGTAAACTTTCAACCATGCATCCCAA ATTGCCAGTTATTCAAGCATTAGCTGCAGAAGTTAGGTTAACTACCCAATCACTACTTTCTCAGCTTCTTCAGAAACTTCGCTCAAATATTCAG TTACCCGAATGCCTCCGCATTATTGGATATTTACGGCGAATAGGAGTATTTAGTGAGTATGGAATGCGCTTGCTG TTCTTAAGATGCCGTGAAGCTTGGCTTACTGGTATACTTGAGGATTTGGACCAGAGCAATCCATATGAGTACCTAAAAGGGATGATTAACTGTCACAGAATGCATCTTTTTGACGTTGTTAATCAATATCGAGCAATATTTGCTGATGATACTTCAGGAAGTGAGGAAAATTATGATGGTGGGCTTCTTTTTAGTTGGTCAATGCATCAAATTACATCACATCTTCAAACTTTGAAAGTTATGCTTCCAAAAATAACTGAAGGTGGATCTCTCTCAAATATTTTGGATCAGTGCATG TACTGTGCTATGGGACTTGGATGGGTTGGACTAGATTTTCGAGGCTTGCTCCCATCACTCTTTGAAGA GGCTGTTCTTAACTTATTCTCAAAGAATATGAGTACCGCAGTAGAGAACTTTCAG TTGGTCTTGGATTCGCATCGGTGGGTTCCGCTCCCAGCTGTTGGCTTCCCTGCAAATACTGTTGGTGAAGAAAGTCAGGAGGATGTCACTCCACCATCTTATTTGATGGAGCATCCACCTCTTGCTGTTTTTATTAATG GTGTATCTGCAGCAATGAATGAGCTGCGTCCATGTGCCCCAATAAGTCTAAAACATGTCCTTGCCCAAGAATTGATTAAGGGATTACGAGCTGTTTCTGATTCATTGTTGCTGTACAATACAACTCGAGTGCTCAGAGCGAACGAATCAGGACTTTTCCTCTCACTCTGCCGGGCATTTATTGAG GTTGCTTATCCTCATTCTGCAACATGTTTTGGACGTTGTTACCCCGGTGGAGCAACAATTATTATGGATGCTAAGAACTTGTATGACGGAATCAGCCGCCTATTAGAGACATCCTCTGCTGCAAGAGAGCTCCCAAAACCAGTGAACCATGGCAAAGCAAAGGGTGCAGATGAGAATGGCGATGTTCCGGCAGCAGCAGAGAATGGAGAAACCACTACCGCCAAAGAATCCGAAGCCATCAATGCTGATGAGGTGGTGTTGGACAAAGTCCCTGTTCCAGAGACAGAACAAGAACACACCAATACTGAAAAGCCCATGAATGAGAGTGTGACATCTTAG